Within the Miscanthus floridulus cultivar M001 chromosome 2, ASM1932011v1, whole genome shotgun sequence genome, the region TGTAGAGGAGAAAAAGGCTGCTTTATGTGATCGAGGAAGCCTATAATTAGTGGCTTCTGCCTCAACCTAATACTTCCTCTGACCATAAAGTACATTAGGACATCCACGCCGTATCCAATATGACAATTTGATTAGTAATATCAACAAACACATGTTATATAATAGAAAGAGTTATATATAGGCAGCGATGATCTTGTGTTGTCAATCTATGTGAATTTTAGACATTGATCATCAGAGCTAAAAAGTTTGAATTAGGTCAGAGTTAAATTATATTGGTGATCGGAGGAAGCATCTTCTATGACTAATACTGGTGCTCACTAGCCACCAGGAAGCTTATATGTGGCGCATGCATTTATTCACTATGTGCCATGCTGTGGACTGAAGTGAAGCTCAATTAGGAACTATACATAGTCACATAAGTTGATACTGAAACCAACGCACGAATTTAAATGTCATCTGTGAACGGTAGCGGAGTAATTGTCCAAATGGTGATGAAGTAGCAGAGACGGTTTCGACCTAAAACCTCACAAGCAATTAGCAAGTGGAGGCACCAAAAGTCGAGTATATTATATAATTGATGATCGTCCCGAATGGAAGGCTCACCCAATATCGGCGGGAGAGCAATTCCGCGGTGTGAGTCTCGTCGCGGTGGGCGGCGAAGCGATCGAGGCTCATGAGCTTGGCCTTCCTGATCTGCTCCCCGTCCAAGTCCCCCACGCAATCGCCGTTGGAAGACGCGGACAGCGCCATGGCCAGCTGCATCTGGAACTCCTCCTCGGACGATATGTAgtcctcccctcccgctcccgcCCCCGCGGGCGCGggtgccgcagcagcagcagcgcccgTGGGCGTCGCCGCCGCGgagggaggcgaggaggaggccgcCGTCGAGACGGagagcgccggcgccggcgccgtcccCGACGGGGAGCTcgcgggcgacggcgacggcgggccCGACgcctgcggcggcggctgccCCGCCGGGGACGCGGGGTCGTTAGACCGGTGCTGCCACCTGATCTTACTCTTGaacaggctcttcatccctccctaCCTCCCGGCTCGCCGCGAgctcggcggctagggtttgcttGCGTCGAGTGTTTCCGCGTCCCGGTCGGCGAAGAGGAGACGACGACCCGTGACGAGGAAGGAAGGAAGCGACGGGCGAGGAGGGGGCGCGGAAGCGGAGGAGGAGGCGAGCAGGTGGGGATGGGGGGGAACGGGAACGCGAAGGAAAGCCGAAAGCGGGCGGAGTCCTTCCGTCTCCGAGGGGTGTGACTGCAAAATGGCGCGGCTGCTTTGTGGCGGATCGGGTCCCGGGTCGGGTCGGGTTGGGTCAGTGCGTGGCGTGCTGCGGGCCTGCGGGGCTAGTGGGCTAGTGGTGATTAGTTGAGGGGCCTGGGGTTTGGCGTTAATTACCGAAGGAACCAGCGGATTAGATTACGCGGAGAGCGGGAGAGGAGATGGGGACATCACTgagggcggcggccgcggccgcggccgccgatCGTGGGTAGGACCCGACGTCCTTGTTGGTGCGGTGTGGGGGCTCCGGACGGCGGCTATTGTCCAACAGTCCAAGGCAAGACACGGGACATGTCTTGTCTCTGATTACTTGACCAGATGAGCGTTACAAGAGCCCATCTAGATTTTTGGTAATATCAAATCAAGTAAATGAGCTAAATACTGACGCCTCAATCAAATCGAGTAAAAATGTATTGGAGGTGAGATATTGTAGGATTGTACATTGTACTCCACCAATTCTGAGCGTATTCAGATTTGAAAGGTCTTTAAAGCCATACTCTGACCATCAGTTACTCTTGTGGTACATCATCACTTTAAAGCCCTGTTTGGCCGGCCCGGCGGCTCCGGCTTCAGCGGTCGACATCTGGTTACTGTTCATCGAAgttgtttttctctttcctcCTTTCCTCTTTCACTGACACCATCGGAGCCGAagaagctcgtttttctggcTCCGCGGCTCCAGCTCCTGTAGGCACCTGTCGGCCGTTGGGGGGCCGAAGTGCAGACCcgcgggagcccggccaaacggggcctaaataaGTAGGTATTAAAAGATAAGTTGAATGCAAATCGGTTGATGTAGCTTTTATGTACTAAAGCATGCATAAAACTTGAGTAAATAATTAATGACCAAAACCTACGCACTTTGTCTTTTTTTTCAGGAACTAAACACCATTTTTTAGAAACATGGGGTATTGTCATAGTTCTTGTAGAGCACTAAGCATCTCCAATagctaaaaaaaacactcggtagaTCAATGAGTTTTTCAAGTGGCTAAAAAAAATTAGAAACACATTTATTGGATTCCTTCGACCGTTTTAAAAATCTCCCTCCTAATAAAATATATAAGGGTGGGAGatagaaattgattctatagattacaattctatgtttctactttgcaatttataacacgctcttcaactcGTTCTCTTACGATAGAAGTGTAACACATAAGTAATTCTATCGTATAGCTAATAATACATATAAAACCATATTAACTTAATTAATTTGAGTCTAAATTgtgattattaaaataaattcaattccaaggatgcAAACGGGACCTAAGTCAGTTTTGCATCCGGAATCACAGACTATTACGTAGAATCTAGCTTTTTTTTTGCTGATGAAAGACGATCAAAGAACCAGAGACAGCGGACAATGAACACGCAGCGCCAATGCTAGAGGCCGGTGGTTCAGGCGAAGCTATCACGGTGGGATACTGGGATGGGGAAGCTTCGTGCCGAACGGGACGGCGGGATGCCGGGTTGTCGCGGCGTGAAATGAAGCCGAATCGATCGCTCGAAGCCGAGGAGGAGGCGAACTGCCAGTGTGATTCCTGCCCCTGATCCGCGCTAGCTAAAAACACGTACAATAGAAAATCACGAGATCTGGCTGGAGAAGAACGAAGACGCCTCGGACGTGACAGCCTCGGCTAACACGCTGCAGGCTGCGGCAACGGACAGACTGATGATTTTTTGGTGTGCTTTTTGTTCAAACGGGAGAGAATGACCCGCGAGGACAGCTCACAGGTAACTGCCTGCTCGACCTGTGTATGCTTTTTACTCTGATGCTCAGAGAGTTTTATCGTTCACCCTGTTCGCTCAGGTTGAAATTTAGCTTCTACTGATTCTTAtactgaaatattgtgagagcaAAACACTCTTCCATAactgaaaagtagttctgaataaaCTCAAGCGAACAGAGCCGTTATCCTGTAAAGTTAACATCAGAGCGTGGTGGCATGGATTGAGAACTTCTCACCGTCCTATTACTCTATTATTAGGTGGTTGTTGCTTGCAGTCGATTTGATCATTGATGTGATGCGATTCAGTTATCGATGACGCGGCCCGACAAGAACCCCTTTTGGAATGCATGGATTTCTTTGTTTCCTGCGGGTTTTTTTCCCTATGAAAACGAACTTGTCCCTCCTATACAATTTATGTGAAATTCACGTAGACCCTGCAAAGTGACTAACATATGGGTACTGCAGTTGTATTAATTTGGAGTAACTGCAACAGGAATGCCCTCATTCCTCTTTCTAGCACATCTGAAAAGTCAAAACAGAAGAAACAACATAGGGAAAACCGACTCCACTACATCGCAAACGCTCGCCCGATCAGGCGATCGAACAGACAAGTCCGACCCGTTTCTATTTCGGGGAAAAACAAAATCCCAGAGCTGAGACGCGCGCGCACAATTTTATTCTAAAACCACCAGGCATTACAGTCCTTTTTTTGATAGCAGGAATTGAAGGAGCAACAGCAACGGCAACATCATGGTAACCCACCAGGCATGACAGTCCTTTTATTCAAAAACCAGAGGGGAAAAAGGTCTTTTCAAGGTTATCACTGGTGCGATCACGCATGCATATCAAGATATCAGAGATATAAGCAAAACAAGCGTGAGCTGACGCATCACCAAACCAAACCCTGTAACGCCCATCCATACCATGCGTAACGGGCAGGCGCCAAGCCGTATCTCACGTATCCTGCCTCTCATGCATCATGCAGATGCAGGAGCGCAGGACAACAACGAGGGAGCGCTTCCTTACCTGCACCAGAAGCAGCCTGGTTTGTGGTTCACTGGTTCCCATCCCAGCGTGGCGTACTCCCCGTATCCTGGCCTGACCGCTTCCTTGCCGGTCGTCAGCGGGTAACACCAACCAACCAGCCGCAGTCAAAATGGCAAAGCGACGTCCAGAGTCCAGACTCCCTGGCCGGAAAGGCACACACTCACGCGGCACGCAGATGCCGAAGCGGATTGGCCTCTGAATTCTGAAACCGTCGGAGGCAGCCCCATGTTTCCCATGTCAGATTCGCTGGGGACGCCCAGTTCTGCAGGTCCGCTGCCTGCTGCCTTATCTTCAGAGGCCACCGGAGCCCACAGCGTGACCGTGACCGTGGCGTGCCCACCCGTCGTCGTGTCCCTGCGTACCAGCCACTAGGAACAAACAGCACACACGCCGCACCGGGCACCGGGCCACCGGCACAAGAGCAGACACGCACACACACCCGCCGGTCGGTCTCGCCCTCCGCCTATCCCCGTCTCCCGGCTCCATCCTTTCTTTTCCGATGACTCCTCTTCACTGTCCTGAGCTGATCTTCCTTCCTCACACGTCAAGAACCTTGTGACACCTCGCCACCGGCTCCTCCTTTAGGTCCCTCCCTCTTGTGTCATTGTGTGGCAGTGGCACACTATAAATCCCAGCCTCACCCCTCTTCACCTAGCTTACATACCTACCCTGTCCCAGAACCAGCAAAAGAGAGGAGACAGCACGAAAGGAACCGAGGGAAAGATCGAGAGGGGCGAAAAAAACCTTCACTTTTGGACTTCAATTCCATCGTACGAGCACATGAGGATCCACTCAGCAGCTCCCGCTGGCGGCAGCGCCAAGAAGGACCTCCGGCGTCTGCCGCACGTGTACAGCAAGGTGCTGGAGCTGCCGCTCCCGGCGGACACCGACGTCGAGGTGTTCGAAGGCCCCGACGCCTTCCACTTCGTCGCGGCGCCAGCCGCCGGTGCGCGTGGCACCGCCGGCGTCGTGCGGGTGCGCACCGTCAGGATCCACCCCGGAGTCACCAAGGTCGTGGTGCAGGCCGGAGGCGGCGCCGAGGGGGCTGCAGACGCCGGCGACAGCATGGAGCTCGACAGGTGGCGGTCCCGCCTGCCCGAGCCGAGCTGTCCGGCCATGGCGGTGGCCGGGTACGTCGACGGCCAGCTCGTTGTCACAGTGCCGAAGGGCCCCGGTGGCGGTGAAGGCGGCGACGGCGGGCAAGGTGAGGTGACCTGGAGGTGCAGCGGCGGGGGCAAGATTAGTGGAAGACTGGTGGTTGTACAGTAGGAGCAGTGGAAAAGTAGCCTGGTTGTGGTTGGTCCTTCATCTAATCTGgagtacctagtaatgtcttGCCATCTTTGTTTTTTTGGTAAAGATGGGCTGTTCATCATGTTGCTTGCTTTCCTTCCTTCCGTTAGCGACAGACAGATGTTTCATGAGCTATCTTCCTACTGCTTCTCAAGCATATGGAGAGCAGCTATTGTAAATTATGTATTTGGTTGCCTTGAAATCAAATGCAAATCTCGATAAAGCTGTATTGTGGTTCTGTGCCCActtgatgcaactttggatttttATCATGGTAGATAAGATTTGGTGGAGCTTAATCTGTAGACCAGATCTGATCAGTTACTATTTCTCAAGATCGGGTGCCAAGTGCACCACTTGGTTGGTGCTGCATGTCACATGGATTCATCAAACCCCTCCATTTTGATGGCCCACGGTTTGCAGCCTAGTGTCTGTTAGTCCTATACATAAGATAAGATAGTCGTTCTGGtacaagtagggatgaaaacgaatCGGATATGGAcgaatatcaccgatattatatttgttttcatatttttgtccggattcggattcgaatacggatattgtcaactatatcggatagaatacgattggatatcgacatcataaatatgcgatttgagtattcggatacggatgtGGTATCGGATGTTagatatccggactcagatacggacagatctcaacccctctaaacgaattcggtttcgaatatggtcggaaaatatccgtaccatttccATCCATAGGTACAAGGCAATATAAATGGCAAAAATATCAATGGTTTCAGGAAATATATTTATGTACTGCTACAAAACCAAATGTACTGCAGCTTAATGATCAATGTTCAAGAAGAGTATATTTAAATCTTTCTGTGGTTCAACTCTTCTAGCAACAGTTCTTATGTATGCTATTATATTTCTAGTTGCCATTTCTTATGCGACTAGCTGAACTGAAGTCAGCGATCACCTCTGATATAGAGTTCCAGTCAATACACTTGTCA harbors:
- the LOC136540628 gene encoding uncharacterized protein, producing MRIHSAAPAGGSAKKDLRRLPHVYSKVLELPLPADTDVEVFEGPDAFHFVAAPAAGARGTAGVVRVRTVRIHPGVTKVVVQAGGGAEGAADAGDSMELDRWRSRLPEPSCPAMAVAGYVDGQLVVTVPKGPGGGEGGDGGQGEVTWRCSGGGKISGRLVVVQ